The sequence CCCAGCCATGCGGGCGCACCTAGCGAATCGGGGCGGCCGAGTATTCGCACTACCGGGAAATAACTCACGCAGGCGAGCGGGACCACGAAAATCAACAATTTGCGAAACCAGCCCACGTAGACATCGAGCGGATACTGCGACGCCTCCACTCCGCCATAGGTGAGGGTGTTGGCAACCTCCAAGCTCTCGATGGTCCAGAACGAAAGCGTCGCCTGCAGGATCATGATTCCGGCGAAGAGCGCAACCCCGCCCGCGATGGTCGCGAGCAGGAGCGTGATGGTCGCGATGCTGAGATCGAGGTGTACAAAGTGCGCAGCGACCACCAGCACCACGGCGCCCTGCACAAATCTGTCGAAGCGAGTCAGGCGGCATTCATGCCCGAGCAATTGCAGCGGCGTGCTCCGCGGCCGCAGCAGCAGTCGATCAAAGTTGCCGGTCTTCACGAATTGGGGGCCAAAGATGTCGAAGCCCCGCACCGTCACTTCCGTAATTGAGAACGACATATTGATCACCGCGTAGAACACCGCGACTTCGGGAAAGGTCCATCCCTTGATTTGCCCGAAGTGTCGGAACAAGGCCCAGATGCCGACGAATTCGGCCGAGGTCGCCAGCGCCTGCGAAATCAACAGCATCAGGAACGACCCCGGGAACTGCATCTGCGCGCGCACCGAGGCGGCCAGGAAGCGCCAGTAGAGGCGGATACCGTTCACCGCTTCATCCCCCCTGCACCTCAAGCCTGCTCATCACGCGTTCCATCAGGCGGCGTCCGATCGCGATGAGCGCGGTGATCCAGACGACCATCTGCAGGAGTCCTGCCAGCGCCATCCGGCCGGCGAGATTGCCGGAGTAGATCCGAAACGGGATGTCCGCGAGTCCCGCGCACGGCTGAAGAAAGAGAAAGGTGCGCATCCAGCCGGGAAAGAACGGCAGCGGAACCAGAATCCCGGAAAGCAGCGTTACGATTTGCGTCGCCAGCAGGCTCGGTCCGCGGTCACTGATCAGCACCACCACCAGGAGGTTGATTAACATCAGGATCGCGCCGGAAAGCAGGACCGCCATCAACATGCCCACCACGAACAGCGCGGCCGCCCGCGGACTCGGCGGCAGCGCGAGACCCCATTGTCCGAGGCCGAGCAGCGGGACCACCAGCGCCACGAACGCCAACAGCATGGCGGCCCGCGGCACCATTCGCGCGCTTATCCACGCCAACGCCCGCGCGTACCAGAAGAAATACGTATCCAGCGGTCGCAGACGCTCGTAGGAGACATTGCCGCTGCGTACCATCTCGGTGATTTCCGGATCTCCCCACCACGGCATCAACATCAGGAACGCCTGCCCGAGCCATACGTACGCCACCGTTTGCGGGAAGCTGAGTGGTTGCCGCGCCGCTGCGCCATGAAAAAACGCCGCGAACACCATCACCTTGATGATTCCCCACCAGCACTGCGTGACGAACCCCGCGACCGCCGCCGCGCGATACTGCAGCATCAGCATGAAGCGTGCGGCGAACACCGAGCGGTACGATCGCAGCGACCCGGCTACGGCTGCCATCAGGCCTCGCTGGCGCCGTGAAGGTGGTAAAAGCGCGCGATCACTTCTTCGATTTGCGGCTGCTCGACGTGGACGTCGGCCAGTTCGTACATGGAGCTGATACTCTCGATTAGCTGCGGCACCGAGATGACGGCGGGATCGAATGACAGCTCGATCGAATTGCCGTCGCGATTGCGCACCACCGCCCCCGGAATATCCAGTGCCGGGGCCGCGCCCACAAAATCCGCGAACAGTCGTCGCTCGGTGAGCACCTCGGCTCGCAGCAGCGCGAAAGGCTTATCGGCCAAGATGACGCCGTTGCCGATCACGATTACGCGCTCGGCCAGGGCCTCAATGTCGTGCATGTCGTGGGTGGTGAGAATGACTGTCACGCCCTGCTTGCGATTCAGCGTTTTCACGAATTCGCGTACTGCCAGCTTTGATGGTGCATCCAGACCGATCGTCGGCTCATCAAGGAACAGGAGCGCAGGACGATGCAGCATCGCGGCGGCGATCTCGCAGCGCATGCGCTGGCCCAAGGACAACTGCCGAACCGGTTGGTCGAGCAGCCGCTCCAGGCGCATCAGGGAAATCATCTCATCGCGGGTGCTGCGGTACTCGCTCTCGGGAACGCGGTAGATGTCGCGCAGCAGGTCGAACCCGTCGATCACCGGCAAGTCCCACCACAGCTGGGTGCGCTGGCCAAACACCACGCCAATGCGCGCGACGTGCCGGATCCGATCGCGCCACTGGGTGAGCCCGTCTATTTCGCAGCGGCCGGACAGCGGCTCCAGGATGCCGGAGAGGATCTTGATCGTGGTTGATTTGCCCGCACCGTTGGGGCCGATAAAGCCCAGCAGTTCGCCGCGCTCCAGCGAAAAGCTGATGTGCTTGAGCGCGTGGACCAGGCGATAGCGGCGCGCGAACAGACCTTGCACCGCGCCCCAGACTCCCGGCCGGCGGTCAGATACGCGGTAGGTCTTCGACAGATTTTCTACGAGAATCTGCGGCATCCGGCGCGCACCCCGAGCGATGTGGAAACTACGGACACTAACCACGCGTGGGTGCGCAGTCAACGAGCAGCCAACTCCACAGCCAGTTAGTTTGCCCAGCGAATTTCGCGGCGCTCTGGTTGTCGCTTCGCCGGCGGGCCCGGCCCGGCGGGTCGTTGCGGACCTCTGAAGATTGGCTGATTCGCCGCGTGGGTTCCCTACTTTATGGTTGGCATCTCGAATTCTGCACCGATGGCAACTCCGGCCGGCCAGCGCGCGGTTATGGTTTTGAGCTTGGTGTAGAAACGCACACCTTCCATCCCGTGCACCGCATGGTCGCCGAACATCGAGTGTTTCCAGCCGCCGAAGCTGTGAAACGCCATCGGCACCGGGATCGGCACATTGATTCCGACCATTCCCGCCTGCACCCGACTGGCAAATTCGCGCGCCACCTGGCCGTCGCGCGTGAATATCGAAGCCCCGTTGCCAAACTGGTGATCGCTGACCAGGCGGGTAGCGCTGGCGAGATTCGCAGTGCGCACGACGGACAACACCGGACCGAAAATTTCTTCCTGGTAGATTTTCATATCAGGGGTCACCCGATCGAACAGGCACCCCCCGATAAAAAATCCGCCCTCGCATCCTTCTCCGCGAAAATCGCGCCCGTCGACGATCAGTTGGGCACCTTCCCTCACTCCCGCGTCGACGTAGCCGCGTACGCGCTCCAGGTGTGCACGCGTCACCAGCGGGCCCATCTCAACCTGCGGCTGATTTCCGGGACCGATGCGAAGATTCTGCACCCGCGGCCGAAGCTCGTCGATTAAGCCGTCGCCGGCCGAACCCACCACCACCGCGACCGACACCGCCATGCAGCGCTCGCCGGCCGAGCCGTAGGCGGCACCAGTCAGCGCATCCGCCGCCTGGCTTAGATCGGCATCGGGCATGACGATCAGATGGTTCTTGGCGCCGCCGAGCGCCTGCACCCGCTTACCGTGGGCGGCAGCGGTCGAATAGATGTACCGAGCAGTAGGGGTCGACCCAACGAAGCTGACCGCGGCAACCCCGCGATGCGCAAGCAGCGCGTCTACCGCCTGCTTGTCACCCTGCACGACGTTGAAGACACCGTCGGGCAGACCCGCTTCTTTGAACAGCTCCGCGATGCGAACCCCGGCGGAAGGATCGCGCTCCGATGGTTTGAGTACGAAGGTATTGCCGCACGCGATGGCGATCGGAAACATCCACATCGGCACCATCGCGGGGAAGTTGAAAGGGGTGATCCCGGCGCACACGCCCAAAGGCTGGCGCAGCGACCACGAATCGATTCCGGTCCCCACCGAATCGCTGAACTCGCCCTTGAGGAGCTGCGGAATTCCGCACGCGAATTCCACCACCTCGAGTCCCCGCGCAACCTCGCCGCGCGCATCGCCGAGAACTTTGCCATGCTCCGACGTGATTAGGGCAGCGAGCGACTCGGCGTCCCGTTCCAGCAGGTCTTTGAGCTTGAACAAGACCCGGGCACGGTGCAAAGGCGAAGTGCTCGTCCAGGCGGGGAAAGCCTTCGCCGCGGCGGCCACGGCAAGATCGACTTCCTCGGTTCCCGCGAAACGTACGTGGCCGGTGCATTTTCCGGTCGCGGGATTGAAAACTTCCCCAAAGCGATCGTTGCGGCCAGAGATTTTCGAACCACCAATGAAATGAGGAACCTGATCCATGATGCGTCCCCGCAATTGTCCTGACCCAAACTAACCCCGATCCAGCTACCTGAAAAGAATGACATTGTGTGAAGAGCTTTTTGAGCGAGGTCCGGAAGCCGGCACCCGCCATGTCGGCGCACTCGGTCGGCACTGGGCTTGATATAAGACGCTCGCCCGAAGCCGGTACCATTTTCGAAAAAGGAAGACCGCGGAGCGGCGCCTCTAACCTCGGCCTCGCGCCGAGGCAACCGAAGTCCGCCGGCGAGTCACCAGGTAAATGGGCACTCCGCTCAACACGATGATCACCCCGGGCCACGAGAACCGCGGTTTCATCACCAGCAGGTCGATCATCATTGCCGCTGCGGCAATCATGTATGCCGCGGGTACAAAAGGATATCCCCACGCTCGATAAGGGCGCGGAACATCGGGGCGGGTTTTCCGCAGCCGGAACACCGCGCCCACCGTGAGCACGTAGAAGAAGAGGGCCGCAAAAATTACGTAATCCAGCAGCTCGGAATAAGTGCCGCTCAGCGCCAGTAGTGCGGCCCACGCTCCCTGAGCGATCAGCGCAAACGCGGGGACGTTCGCGGCATTCAGACGCCGTGCGGCGGCAAAGAATACGCCGTCCTCCGCCATCGCATAAATGACCCGTGCCCCGGTCAGGATCAGGCCGTTGGCGCATCCGAACGCGGAGATCATGACGAGGATCGCGGTGAGCGATGCGCCTGCGGCGCCCCATACTACTTCCATGGCGGCCGAAGCCACGCGGTCGCTAGCGGCGTGCGCGATTCCGCGCGCGAAGACGTCGGGACCATGAGCGACTCCCGCCGCCGGAAGCTGGAACAGGTATCCGAGGTTGGTCAGCACGTACAGGAGGATGACCACGCCGCTGCCGAGGGCGAGCGCGCGCGGCAAATTGCGGCGCGGATTGCGGATTTCCGACGCGGCGAAAGTCACCGACGCCCACGCATCGGCCGAGAACAGCGCTCCCACCATCGCAGCTCCGAACACCGGCAGAAAGTGGGTCTGCGGCACGTCCTGGAAAAAAAATCCGTGTGCGCTCCCGAAGTTGGCGCGCAGCGCGGCCGGATTCGGAAACAGCAAGCATCCGACCAGCACAATCATCACCAGCGCAAGAATCTTTGCGGTGGTGAACGAGTTCTGCACCAGGCGCCCCAGATTCAACCCGCGCAAATTCGCCAAGGTGAGGACCACGATCACCATGATCGCGCCCACGCGTTCGCCGGAAAATCCGACAGTGCCGACGCCTAACCAGACCCGCGTACCGAGTACCGGCCACAGGACATCAAGAAAGCGTGCAAACGCTACCGCAACTGCTGCGATCGTTCCGGTCTGGGTGATCAACAGCAGTGTCCAGCCGAACAGAAAAGCCCACAGGCCGCCGTATGCTTCGCGCAAGTAGACGTACTGACCGCCCGCCTGGGGCATCATGGCGGCCAACTCTCCATATGCCAGTGCACCAGCGATCGTCATCAGTCCCGCGACGATCCAGGTCGCCAGCAGCGCTGCGGGGGAGCCAACCTGCCGCACGATATCCGCCGCCACAATGAAGATGCCGGAGCCAATCATCGAGCCGGCGACAAGGGTTATTGAATCGAATAGCCCAAGGCCCGGCCTGAGCACCGCTTCCGTCGGCCCAACTCTAGCCGCCGCTTGCTCCATAGGTGCATCATCGTAGCAGCGGCGTTTGACTTGCGCGCCGGTCCGGGACGCGATTGGCGGATTGATTTATTCCGGGTAGAGACCTAGCAAGATGGACTGTCGCACGAACAAAAGGAGAGCAACCGATGCCCCAGAAAAGGAAGACGGTTCCTAAAGGTAACCCGGCGCGCAAACGCACCAAGCCGGCTGCGAGCGGGTCGCAGCTCGAGCAGCTCAGAGCGATGGTGTCGCAACTCCGCGCACGCATTGAAAAGGAAGCGCACGCCCGCAAGCTCGACAGCCGCCTCATCAACGAAGCCAAGCGGGCGCGTGACGAGATCGTGCGACAGGTTACTTCTCTGCGTGACCAGGGAAAAAAGCTCGCCGAGCAGGTCCAGAGCACGCTTACTGACGCCAAGAAGAGAGAAAAGGCTCGTCAGGATGCGCTGGCGATCGTGACTGAGCTTCGCGAGGAACTGGCGCGCAGGACCGAGGACCTGCGTCTCAAGACCGTGGAACTAAGAAACCTCGCGCAAGAATCGGCGCATCGGGCTCGCGAGATAATTCAAGGCGCCCCGCCCGCGCCGCCGCCAGGTTCGGGCGAAGCGGGTAGCGAGGAAGAACGATAACTTCCAGGCGGATCAGGCAAACCCGACGCGTTCCCCCCGTCGAACCCGCCCTGGAAAATTGAAGGAAAAGAGGGTGGTTAACCGCGCGCCGCCCTTCATGGGGCGGCGCGCGGGATTATCCTTGAGCCGAAGTTGCTTATGGAGCTGCCGGACTGGCTGCCGGGCTGCCCATGTCCCCCCCAGGGCTGGGTGCAGCCGCTGGGCTCGCTTCAGCGGAAGCGGACGCTTCCGGAGCGGCTGGAGCGGTCTCCTCAGATTTGCTGCAGGCGGCCCCCAGGAACAACGCAACTAGTGCCAGAAGCAGGACTTTGCGCATCGTTTCCTCCTTGAAATCCTAGATAACCTAGACAATAGCGCAAAAACCGAAAACGCCGCCAACAATACGATAGGCGCAGCACAACTTCAAGCGCGAGTACGCACAGGTAACAGAGGGGCAAAGATCGCTGCTGCGCCGCTCAATTTCATACCACTATTTTGAAATGAGTTTCCGCGCGCTATTATCAATTCGAACGTCTGTCGTGGGGAGGATGGGAAGTTGGAGCGTAGCAGGCGCTTTTCAGTCGCGCTCGATCGAGTGCGCGCCGACCAGAATGGTTCAGTGGTCGAACCCGAACTGGATATGAATCGGCAACACCGCCGGGAGTCAGCGTTGTTGCTGCGATTCTGGCGGCTCATTCAATGGTTGACGCCGGAGTCTGGAATGGTGGGACCGCCGATGAGATCTATCGCGCGGGAACTCGAGGAGCGGTTTCCGTCACGCGATATCTGAGACGTTCCCAAAGCGGGCGTTCTCGGGAGGGGAGATTTGATGGCGCAACTTGTGCGCATTTCCAGCGGCGCACCGTGGGAACCGGTCGCTGCTTATTCGCGAGCCGTCAAAGCCGGCGAGTTCGTCGCGGTATCGGGTACCACTGCCATCGATGAGCGGGGCCTGGTGGTCGGCGGTGGCCAGATGTACGTACAAGCACGTCAGGCGCTGCTCAACATCCGCGCGGCGCTCCACAGATTGGGGCTCTCGATGCAGGATGTGGTTCGCACCCGGATGTTTGTTACCGACATCTCGCGCTTCACCGAGGTGGCCCGCGCGCATCATGAGTTCTTCGCCGAGGCGCCGCCTGCCTCGACGATGGTGGAAGTAAGCGGACTGGTCCACCCGGCGATGCTCATCGAGATCGAAGCGGATGCCTATCGCGGTTTCGCGCCCGCACCCAAGGCGCCAGACAGATCGAAGCCCAAGATCACTGGAAAGAAAAAATCCCCCTCCAAATCGAAGCGCCGCAGATAACCGAGTAGTCGCAGTGCGCGATTCACCCTGCGACTTGTCGGTTATCCGGAAGATGAAGACTTCTTACTGATTGAGCGACGCCGCGCGCATCGCCGCTTCACCCAACGCTGAATTGAACGCGTTCTGCGCCGCGGTCATGTAGGGCGCCGGGTATACGCCGACCAGAACCGTTGCGATCGCGGATAAACCGATAGCCGCAACCAGCGCGGGCCTGCGCGTCATTCGCACGGGTTCCACACCGCCCTCCTCCATGTACATCGCGACGATCACCGAGATGTAGTAAAAAGCCGCGATCACGCTGTTAACCACCGCGATTACCACCAAATAGGTGTAACCCTGCCGCAGCGCCGCGCTGAAGATGTAAAACTTGCCCATGAAGCCGGCCAGCGGTGGTACCCCGGTGAACGACAGCAGGAACACGGCCATCGCTGCGGCCAGCGCGGGCGAGCGGGTTGACAGCCCCCGATAGTCAGCAATCAGATCTCCCGCGAGCTGTCGTCGTTCGAGCGCGACCACAATTCCGAATGCTCCCAGGGTCGTGAAAGCGTATGCCAGCAGATAATAGAGCACCGCGGCACCACCCTCCGCGCTGGCCGCGATCATCCCGACCAGCACGTACCCGGCATGCGCGATAGCCGAGTACGCCAGCATCCGCTTGATGTTCGTCTGCACCACCGCGATGACGTTGCCGGTGGTCATGGTCAAGACGGCGAGGACCCACAGCGCGCTAGACCATTGACCGCTGATCGGCAGAAAGCCCACCAGGAAAATTCGCACGAACCCCGCAAACGCTCCCAATTTCACGCCCACTGCCATGAACGCGGTGATTGGAGTCGGCGCACCCTCGTAAACGTCCGGCGCCCACATGTGGAACGGCACCGCCGCCACTTTGAAGCCGAACCCGACCAGTAACATAGCCAACCCCAGCCGCAGCAGCGAGTTGGAGGTCATCGACCCGGAAAGCGCGGTGCGAATGACGTCAAGCTTGATCGACCCGGTCGCGCCATAGATGAGCGCGATTCCATAGAGCAGAAAGCCAGTCGAGAAGGCACCCAGCAGAAAATATTTGATCGCGGCCTCGTTGGAGCGCGGATCGCGGCGGCGCATTCCCGCGAGCACGTAGACCGCAATCGACATCGTTTCCAGCCCCAGGAAGATGACGACCAGGTCGCCCGCGGCTGCCATGAGCATCATGCCCACCGTCGAAAACAGCAGGAGCGAGTAGTACTCGGCGCCGGCGAGATGATTGTCACTGGCGTAGTCGAGGGACATCAGAATCGTGAAGGCCGCCGTTATCAGGATGGCCAATTGGAAAAATGCAGAAAACCCGTCGACCGCCAGCGCACCCCCAAAAGCAAACCCGGTCTGCCCGACCTGCCCCAGCGCCAGAACGAAGGCGACGCCGAGCGTCGCCAGGGCAAGCCATCCCAGGCCTTCGCTCTCGTCATCGGCCATACGCACTCCCGCCAGCAGGACGACCATTGCACCAATGGTGACCGCGATGAGCGGCAGTATCGGGAGCCAGGCGAAATTGATCGCGGCGAGGCTAAAAGGATTCATTGCACCGAAGCGGTTTCCAGCGCCGGGTTGTGCGGACGGTTGAGCGGCGCGACTGCGACTCGCCGGTGCGCGCGTTGCTCGAGGCGGACCTGCTCGATTCGCACGCCCGCGAGCATGCGCTCGACCGATGGCTGCATTCGCGAAATCAGCGGGGCCGGGTAAAGTCCCATGAACAGCATCAGGGCCATGAGCGGCACCATCACCGCGATCTCGCGTCCGGTCAGGTCCCGAATCGTCGCAT is a genomic window of Candidatus Binataceae bacterium containing:
- a CDS encoding RidA family protein, which translates into the protein MAQLVRISSGAPWEPVAAYSRAVKAGEFVAVSGTTAIDERGLVVGGGQMYVQARQALLNIRAALHRLGLSMQDVVRTRMFVTDISRFTEVARAHHEFFAEAPPASTMVEVSGLVHPAMLIEIEADAYRGFAPAPKAPDRSKPKITGKKKSPSKSKRRR
- a CDS encoding NADH-quinone oxidoreductase subunit N, with translation MNPFSLAAINFAWLPILPLIAVTIGAMVVLLAGVRMADDESEGLGWLALATLGVAFVLALGQVGQTGFAFGGALAVDGFSAFFQLAILITAAFTILMSLDYASDNHLAGAEYYSLLLFSTVGMMLMAAAGDLVVIFLGLETMSIAVYVLAGMRRRDPRSNEAAIKYFLLGAFSTGFLLYGIALIYGATGSIKLDVIRTALSGSMTSNSLLRLGLAMLLVGFGFKVAAVPFHMWAPDVYEGAPTPITAFMAVGVKLGAFAGFVRIFLVGFLPISGQWSSALWVLAVLTMTTGNVIAVVQTNIKRMLAYSAIAHAGYVLVGMIAASAEGGAAVLYYLLAYAFTTLGAFGIVVALERRQLAGDLIADYRGLSTRSPALAAAMAVFLLSFTGVPPLAGFMGKFYIFSAALRQGYTYLVVIAVVNSVIAAFYYISVIVAMYMEEGGVEPVRMTRRPALVAAIGLSAIATVLVGVYPAPYMTAAQNAFNSALGEAAMRAASLNQ
- a CDS encoding ABC-2 family transporter protein, whose translation is MNGIRLYWRFLAASVRAQMQFPGSFLMLLISQALATSAEFVGIWALFRHFGQIKGWTFPEVAVFYAVINMSFSITEVTVRGFDIFGPQFVKTGNFDRLLLRPRSTPLQLLGHECRLTRFDRFVQGAVVLVVAAHFVHLDLSIATITLLLATIAGGVALFAGIMILQATLSFWTIESLEVANTLTYGGVEASQYPLDVYVGWFRKLLIFVVPLACVSYFPVVRILGRPDSLGAPAWLG
- a CDS encoding CoA-acylating methylmalonate-semialdehyde dehydrogenase, yielding MDQVPHFIGGSKISGRNDRFGEVFNPATGKCTGHVRFAGTEEVDLAVAAAAKAFPAWTSTSPLHRARVLFKLKDLLERDAESLAALITSEHGKVLGDARGEVARGLEVVEFACGIPQLLKGEFSDSVGTGIDSWSLRQPLGVCAGITPFNFPAMVPMWMFPIAIACGNTFVLKPSERDPSAGVRIAELFKEAGLPDGVFNVVQGDKQAVDALLAHRGVAAVSFVGSTPTARYIYSTAAAHGKRVQALGGAKNHLIVMPDADLSQAADALTGAAYGSAGERCMAVSVAVVVGSAGDGLIDELRPRVQNLRIGPGNQPQVEMGPLVTRAHLERVRGYVDAGVREGAQLIVDGRDFRGEGCEGGFFIGGCLFDRVTPDMKIYQEEIFGPVLSVVRTANLASATRLVSDHQFGNGASIFTRDGQVAREFASRVQAGMVGINVPIPVPMAFHSFGGWKHSMFGDHAVHGMEGVRFYTKLKTITARWPAGVAIGAEFEMPTIK
- a CDS encoding ATP-binding cassette domain-containing protein, which produces MPQILVENLSKTYRVSDRRPGVWGAVQGLFARRYRLVHALKHISFSLERGELLGFIGPNGAGKSTTIKILSGILEPLSGRCEIDGLTQWRDRIRHVARIGVVFGQRTQLWWDLPVIDGFDLLRDIYRVPESEYRSTRDEMISLMRLERLLDQPVRQLSLGQRMRCEIAAAMLHRPALLFLDEPTIGLDAPSKLAVREFVKTLNRKQGVTVILTTHDMHDIEALAERVIVIGNGVILADKPFALLRAEVLTERRLFADFVGAAPALDIPGAVVRNRDGNSIELSFDPAVISVPQLIESISSMYELADVHVEQPQIEEVIARFYHLHGASEA
- a CDS encoding amino acid permease; translation: MEQAAARVGPTEAVLRPGLGLFDSITLVAGSMIGSGIFIVAADIVRQVGSPAALLATWIVAGLMTIAGALAYGELAAMMPQAGGQYVYLREAYGGLWAFLFGWTLLLITQTGTIAAVAVAFARFLDVLWPVLGTRVWLGVGTVGFSGERVGAIMVIVVLTLANLRGLNLGRLVQNSFTTAKILALVMIVLVGCLLFPNPAALRANFGSAHGFFFQDVPQTHFLPVFGAAMVGALFSADAWASVTFAASEIRNPRRNLPRALALGSGVVILLYVLTNLGYLFQLPAAGVAHGPDVFARGIAHAASDRVASAAMEVVWGAAGASLTAILVMISAFGCANGLILTGARVIYAMAEDGVFFAAARRLNAANVPAFALIAQGAWAALLALSGTYSELLDYVIFAALFFYVLTVGAVFRLRKTRPDVPRPYRAWGYPFVPAAYMIAAAAMMIDLLVMKPRFSWPGVIIVLSGVPIYLVTRRRTSVASARGRG